The following coding sequences lie in one Flavobacterium sediminis genomic window:
- a CDS encoding TonB-dependent receptor plug domain-containing protein, with amino-acid sequence MSLRIYIYSILIGFTTLICTSQPKVTSVVLLKSILEDIEREHQVTFNYLENTIATITLLPPERESSLTEKLKYLEKNTNLTFEIIDNEFIIIHHSKNHSNRLFCGYVYDKSTLLPIENTHIYLEGKIVSVSDNQGFFEVSIPENAMLFLRHISYKPLNTSVNLNENDCTAIYLEHNEYQLNEIVIKEYLTAGISKAKDGSFVIHPKDFGLLPGLIEADVFQTIRQIPGIYSTDESVSSINIRGGTHDQNLFLWNGIKLYQTGHLFGLISTINPYLSNEIKIYKNGSSAFYGESVSGVIDISTTSELSDKKNYSFGLNMINADLFVKQKINENSFIEIAGRKSITDWLNTPTFQQYYNKAFQNNAILNYSNNENILYLADEKFGFYDITLKYFNQINSKNKLVVDFITIKDNLKITQKNSTYNPTISNYNTLYQKNDGINISWIKTWNSNNSSKINIYNSQYELDAQNSNLILNSSLKQENSISDFGLKIENEHLLNSKFQWYSGYQFTRLKTKNLDQTNTDAAHDEITEKLNIHSVIVEGKFEDSISRTKLSVGLRTNYIEQFQKLIAEPRLQFNYEIYNSLFLNVLGEFKSQNTVQTIELHNDYFGIEKRRWMLSNDNAIPVQRSKQISFNLTFKKRKWLLSAERFYKIVNGITTPQQGFQNQLEFVYAIGKYNTSGYEFLIQKKISNLITWFSYSINENKYDFPDLPQPVFTNNFEIDHLFSFATIYNKNNLKFAFGASWHSGKPETSLSSDQVSGDLSLDYNYPNNKYLNSFFQMDTSASYEWNSENNIKYSAGCSLINILNKQNEINEYYKYSPDYNTVEEIRNYALRRTLNVNFRIEF; translated from the coding sequence ATGAGCTTAAGAATTTATATATACAGTATTCTAATTGGATTTACAACGCTTATTTGCACAAGTCAACCCAAAGTTACATCAGTAGTATTACTTAAAAGCATTTTAGAAGATATTGAAAGGGAACACCAGGTCACTTTCAATTATCTGGAAAATACGATAGCTACTATTACACTTTTACCTCCGGAAAGAGAAAGTAGCTTAACCGAAAAATTAAAGTATTTAGAAAAGAACACAAATTTAACTTTTGAAATTATTGATAATGAATTCATTATCATTCATCATTCTAAGAACCATTCCAACCGTTTATTTTGTGGCTACGTCTACGATAAAAGCACTCTCCTTCCTATAGAGAACACACACATTTATTTGGAAGGCAAAATTGTTTCCGTTTCAGACAATCAGGGTTTTTTTGAAGTATCTATCCCTGAAAATGCTATGCTCTTTCTTAGGCACATCAGCTACAAACCTTTAAACACCAGTGTAAATTTAAACGAAAACGATTGTACTGCAATTTACTTAGAACACAATGAATATCAATTAAATGAAATTGTAATAAAAGAGTATTTAACTGCCGGAATATCTAAAGCAAAAGACGGTTCGTTTGTAATCCATCCTAAAGACTTCGGCTTATTACCCGGACTGATTGAAGCTGATGTATTTCAAACAATCCGACAAATCCCGGGTATTTACAGCACTGACGAAAGTGTTTCCAGTATTAACATCAGAGGCGGAACTCATGACCAAAATTTATTTTTATGGAATGGCATTAAATTGTATCAAACCGGTCATCTATTCGGGTTAATTTCAACTATAAACCCTTATTTATCAAATGAAATAAAAATATATAAAAATGGTAGCTCTGCCTTTTATGGCGAAAGCGTTTCCGGTGTTATAGATATTTCGACAACTTCTGAATTATCCGATAAAAAAAATTACAGTTTCGGGTTGAACATGATTAATGCTGACCTTTTCGTTAAACAAAAGATAAATGAAAATAGCTTTATTGAAATTGCCGGAAGAAAATCCATTACTGACTGGCTTAATACTCCAACATTTCAGCAATATTATAATAAAGCTTTTCAGAATAATGCCATTTTAAATTATTCAAATAATGAAAATATTCTCTATTTAGCTGATGAAAAATTCGGCTTCTATGATATCACATTAAAATATTTTAACCAGATTAACTCTAAGAATAAATTGGTTGTCGATTTTATTACTATTAAAGACAATCTGAAAATAACCCAAAAAAACAGTACTTACAACCCCACTATCAGTAACTATAATACTCTATATCAAAAAAATGACGGAATAAATATTTCTTGGATAAAAACATGGAATTCAAACAATTCCTCAAAAATCAATATTTATAATTCGCAATATGAATTAGACGCCCAAAACAGTAATCTCATTCTAAACTCCTCCCTAAAACAAGAAAACTCAATATCAGACTTTGGTCTGAAAATTGAAAACGAGCATCTGCTGAACTCTAAATTTCAATGGTATAGTGGTTATCAGTTTACAAGATTAAAAACAAAAAATCTCGATCAAACGAATACTGATGCAGCTCACGATGAAATAACGGAAAAATTAAATATCCATTCTGTTATTGTTGAGGGAAAATTTGAAGATTCCATTTCAAGAACGAAACTTTCTGTCGGCTTACGAACAAATTATATTGAACAATTTCAAAAGCTTATTGCTGAACCACGATTGCAATTCAATTATGAAATTTATAATTCTTTATTTTTAAATGTTTTAGGTGAATTTAAAAGCCAAAATACGGTTCAAACAATAGAACTGCATAATGATTATTTCGGAATTGAAAAAAGAAGATGGATGCTTAGCAATGACAACGCTATTCCTGTTCAGAGGAGTAAACAAATATCTTTTAACTTAACTTTCAAAAAAAGAAAATGGCTTTTGTCTGCAGAAAGGTTCTATAAAATAGTCAACGGGATTACAACTCCGCAACAGGGGTTTCAAAATCAATTGGAATTCGTCTATGCTATTGGTAAATATAACACCTCTGGTTATGAATTCCTTATTCAGAAAAAAATAAGTAATCTGATAACGTGGTTTAGTTATAGTATCAATGAAAATAAATATGATTTTCCGGATTTACCTCAACCGGTTTTCACTAACAATTTTGAAATTGATCATCTTTTTTCTTTTGCAACAATTTACAATAAAAACAATCTAAAATTTGCCTTCGGAGCTAGTTGGCACTCCGGAAAACCTGAAACCAGTTTATCCAGCGATCAGGTTTCCGGTGATTTAAGCTTAGATTATAACTATCCGAATAATAAATATCTGAATTCTTTTTTTCAAATGGACACATCTGCATCTTATGAATGGAACTCTGAAAACAATATCAAATACAGTGCTGGTTGTTCACTTATTAATATACTGAACAAACAAAATGAAATTAACGAATACTACAAATACTCTCCGGATTACAATACCGTTGAAGAAATAAGAAATTATGCTTTAAGAAGAACCCTTAATGTCAATTTCAGAATAGAATTTTAA
- a CDS encoding YgaP family membrane protein: MINRLIRAIAGTFVIISVLLGMYVNQNWFWFTIFVGVNLLQSSITKWCLMEDILRKVFKIKE, encoded by the coding sequence ATGATAAACAGATTAATTAGAGCAATAGCCGGAACATTTGTTATAATCAGTGTATTACTGGGGATGTATGTTAATCAAAATTGGTTTTGGTTTACCATTTTTGTCGGTGTCAATTTACTTCAGTCTTCTATAACCAAATGGTGTTTAATGGAAGATATTCTTCGAAAAGTTTTCAAAATTAAAGAGTAA